The sequence below is a genomic window from Desulfobulbus oligotrophicus.
GGGATGGATTCCGTCTACCTGGTTGAGCGAGGGAACACCACCGACTCCTTCGAGCAGAAAGGGGATGAAGTCCAGTTGATAGCGAGTAGCCAGCTCCCGATACATTCGACGAAAATCATCGGTGTACTGCTTCCCGTAGTTGGGCGGCAGTTCCATGCCGGCAAGCAGTATGCTCATTTCTTGTGCTTGGGCGGCAGCAATAGCAGCGGCCAGGTTGTGTTGTGTCTCTTCGATGTTGACCCCCCGCAAGCCGTCGTTAGCCCCCAAGGCCAGAAAGAGCACCGTTGGTTTGATCTTGGCGTACCACTGCAGCCGCGACAGGGCGCTTGCCGAGGTTGAGCCGCTGATACCGGCGTTAACGATGCGGAAGTCGGTTATACCGTCTTTTTGTAACATTTCGCCGAGGAGATGAGGGTAGGCCTCATCCGTTTCCACGCCGAGTCCGGCGGTGAGGGAATCGCCAAGAAAGAGAATAACCTGCTCAGCGAGTACGGCACAGGGTGAAAAGCACACCAAAAGGAGTGCTGCAAGAGACCAGCGGAGAATCAGTGGCATGATATCAGGATATGGAGTCTGGGGCTGTGTTGTTTTTCTGTCGGGCATGCTTGTCTCTTTATAGTCACGACTCCGTTGTGATGCAAAAGGTTTTGTAAATCCGATTGACGAGCACCATGACAGCGATATAATGTTATCTATTTGTTTGGATACACTTAAGTAAACGACCACAAGATATGAAATATACTGCAACTGTACTGTGTTTTGTCGGGATTCTGTTCCTGCTGCTGTCGCCTGTTGTGACACAATCTGCGGAAAAGCGACTGACTGTCCTGACAACGACGTTTCCCCTGTATCAGTTCACACGCAATATCACCAGGGGTGTTGCCGGCGTTACGGTCGAATTGATGATTCCAGCCCAGACCGGATGTCCCCATGACTATTTTTTAACTCCCCAGGATATGCGTAAGTTGAGCCGGGCTGATGTACTGGTTGTCAACGGTCTCGGCCTGGAAGACTTTCTCAGCGGGCCGATACAAAAGGCCGGTCCCGGATTGAGGGTGATCGACAGTTCCGCGGGAATAGAGGAGGTCATATCCTATAAAGAGACGGATTTTGATGCTTCCGACAAGCATGACCACCATCCCGAAGGCAGAGAGCAGCAGTTTGAGCAACATGCGCTCAATCATACTCTTAATCCACATCTTTTTGCCAGTCCCCGAATGGCTGCCCTTCTGGTCAATAACATCGGCCGGGCCATGGCTCGCCTTGATTCCTCTCATGCTGCTCAATATGCTGCCAACACCAGACAGTACGGCCGGCAGCTCGGTGAGCTGGACCGGGCCTTTGCTGACCTGGGAAAACGACTGAAGAACAACCGGATTGTCACCCAGCACGGTGTTTTTGATTATCTTGCCCGGGACATGGGGCTGCAGGTCGTGGCGGTTGTTCAGGCGCATGCCGGTCAGCAGCCGTCAGCAGCCGAAATACTGCATATCACCCGGATCATAAAAAATCGTCATGCTGGTGCGGTCTTCACGGAACCCCAGTATCCGGAGGCCGTCGGGGCAGCCATTGCCAGGGAGACAGCTCTTCCCGTTGCCCGGCTGGACCCTGTGGCAAGCGGTCCCCAGCAGGCACCACTGGACTATTACGAGCAGGTTATGCAGCAGAACTATCTTACTCTGGAGCAGACTCTTGGCAGCAACTGAAGATCTCCTGATTGCTCCTTCTGTTGAGGCTGCGGTCCGGTTTGAAGGGGTCACCGTTGAACGTGGTGGTGTTCTGATACTGGACCAGGTGAGTGCTACTGTCCCGAAAGGGAGTTGTACGGCGATCATCGGTCCAAACGGCTCCGGTAAAACCACCCTGCTGCTCGCACTGCTGGGAGAAATTGATTATCAGGGGCACATTATCGTCAGGTGCAACGAATCTACACCTCGAATCGGTTACGTTCCCCAGCGGTTACATTTTGATCGGGGCATGCCGTTGACGGTCAGCGAATTTCTGGCCATGGGGTTTCAGAAGCATCCGCTTTGGTTTGGTGTTGCCGGTGTTTTTCGACAGCAGGCCCGGGAAAGGTTGGCCCAGGTCAAGGCTGAGCATGTACTGGATCGCCAGATTGGTGCGCTCTCCGGTGGTGAGTTGCAACGTGTGCTTCTGGCTTTGGCGCTCCAGCAGGAACCTGATCTGCTGGTTCTTGACGAACCCTCCGCAGGAGTCGATTTTCAGGGTGAGCTGGTTTTTTGTGAAGTGCTTGATGACCTGCGCCGACAAAAAGGATTTACTCTGCTGATGGTGAGTCATGACCTGGCGACCGTTACCCACCATGCAACCCATGTGATCTGTCTGAATCGCAGGGTCGCGGCGGAAGGTCCACCGCGGCACACGCTGACCAATGAAAATCTTACCGCAATTTTCGGGATGCACATGGGACTGGTAAATTCCCGCTCCATGCCTGATGACCGGGCGCAATGTTCCGCACCCTGCTGTCAGGAGCATGTTGATGCCTGATTTAACCGCACTGTATGGTGTGCTGGCCCTGCTCTTTCCCTGTGAGGCCATGCAGGCGCGGTTCATGCAGCAGGCTTTGCTGGGCCTGTTGCTGTTAACACCGATGACAGCGGTCATGGGTATTCTTGTGGTTAACTTTCGCATGTCCTTTTTTGCGGATGCCATCAGCCACTCGGCTTTTGCCGGTGTTGCCCTGGGCCTGATCTTCTCGCTGAATCCTGATTGGACCATGCCTGTTTTCGGCCTGATGGTCGGGTTGGGCATTATGTGTATGCAGCGGCACTCCACCTTATCTTCGGACACGGTCATCGGGGTGTTTTTTTCCGCTGTGGTTGCCTTTGGTCTGGCCATTGTCAGTCGCGACAGCTCCCTGGCCCGTGACCTGCAAAGGTTTCTGTACGGTGATATTCTGACCATCAGTGATCTGCAGCTCTGCGCTCTTTTCGGCCTGTTCGTTGTTGTGCTATGTTTTCAGGTGATCAGTTATAATCACCTGCTTTATATCGGACTGAATCCCACCCTGGCCCAGGCCCACCGTGTTCGTGTTGCGATCCATCAGTATCTTTTCACCGGTCTGCTGGCACTGATCGTCATGTTTGCCGTCCAGGCGGTCGGCGTTTTGCTGGTAACCGCTCTTCTGATTGTGCCGGCAGCCGCAGCCCGCAACTTTGCCCGGTCGGCGGGTGGGATGTTCTGGTGGTCACAGCTCATCAGCCTCAGTTCGGCGATTGCAGGTCTTCTTATCTCTGCACAGGACTGGGCGCGTACCGCTACCGGGGCTACGATCATCTTGTTTGCCTGTCTTTGGTTTATCTGCAGTCTTGGAGTCAGCTCTCTTCGAAAAACCCAACGGTTTTGATGGTGCTCCAGCAGGAGGTCAGCTGTATTTCCGCACGTCTGTTCTCCCTTCATCGTGTTCTCTTGTGTTTATGGATATCTTTTTTGCTCCGGCTTCTCTGGCTGTTTACGGAATTTCATCAAAGAACCACAACGTTGCCC
It includes:
- a CDS encoding arylesterase, yielding MPDRKTTQPQTPYPDIMPLILRWSLAALLLVCFSPCAVLAEQVILFLGDSLTAGLGVETDEAYPHLLGEMLQKDGITDFRIVNAGISGSTSASALSRLQWYAKIKPTVLFLALGANDGLRGVNIEETQHNLAAAIAAAQAQEMSILLAGMELPPNYGKQYTDDFRRMYRELATRYQLDFIPFLLEGVGGVPSLNQVDGIHPNVEGHRIIARHVYPTLRQHLQQLPPVGSNGP
- a CDS encoding metal ABC transporter substrate-binding protein, whose translation is MKYTATVLCFVGILFLLLSPVVTQSAEKRLTVLTTTFPLYQFTRNITRGVAGVTVELMIPAQTGCPHDYFLTPQDMRKLSRADVLVVNGLGLEDFLSGPIQKAGPGLRVIDSSAGIEEVISYKETDFDASDKHDHHPEGREQQFEQHALNHTLNPHLFASPRMAALLVNNIGRAMARLDSSHAAQYAANTRQYGRQLGELDRAFADLGKRLKNNRIVTQHGVFDYLARDMGLQVVAVVQAHAGQQPSAAEILHITRIIKNRHAGAVFTEPQYPEAVGAAIARETALPVARLDPVASGPQQAPLDYYEQVMQQNYLTLEQTLGSN
- a CDS encoding metal ABC transporter ATP-binding protein, which codes for MAATEDLLIAPSVEAAVRFEGVTVERGGVLILDQVSATVPKGSCTAIIGPNGSGKTTLLLALLGEIDYQGHIIVRCNESTPRIGYVPQRLHFDRGMPLTVSEFLAMGFQKHPLWFGVAGVFRQQARERLAQVKAEHVLDRQIGALSGGELQRVLLALALQQEPDLLVLDEPSAGVDFQGELVFCEVLDDLRRQKGFTLLMVSHDLATVTHHATHVICLNRRVAAEGPPRHTLTNENLTAIFGMHMGLVNSRSMPDDRAQCSAPCCQEHVDA
- a CDS encoding metal ABC transporter permease, yielding MPDLTALYGVLALLFPCEAMQARFMQQALLGLLLLTPMTAVMGILVVNFRMSFFADAISHSAFAGVALGLIFSLNPDWTMPVFGLMVGLGIMCMQRHSTLSSDTVIGVFFSAVVAFGLAIVSRDSSLARDLQRFLYGDILTISDLQLCALFGLFVVVLCFQVISYNHLLYIGLNPTLAQAHRVRVAIHQYLFTGLLALIVMFAVQAVGVLLVTALLIVPAAAARNFARSAGGMFWWSQLISLSSAIAGLLISAQDWARTATGATIILFACLWFICSLGVSSLRKTQRF